The region TTAATAATGTTAAGTCACCGCTTGAATCTTTAATTCCGACAACATTTTTAAGTTGTGCTAACTCCAAAATGGTTTCTAAATCTAAACTAACCCCCGTACGCGATGGAATATTGTATAAAATAATAGGTAAATCTGTTGAATTTGCCACTTCTTTATAATGCGTTAATAAGCCAATTTTATTTGGTTTATTATAATATGGAGTAACCACCAAAACACCATCAGCACCAATTTCTTCTGCTAATTTAACATTATGAATCGTTGTTTTCGTATTATTAGTTCCAACACCACAAATAATAGGGACACTTCCGCCTGCAAAATCAACTGCTGTTTCCCAAATACGCAAACGTTCAATTGCTGTTAATGTTGGGGCTTCCCCTGTTGTCCCTGTAATGACTAGACTGGTTGATCCGTGTTTTAATAAATGAATAATCAGTTTTCTTAAGCTACCAACATTGAGCTGATTATATTCATCAAAAGGTGTAACCATTGCCGTAATAACCGGACCAAAACTATTCATTCTTCTCACATCCTTCTCATTAAGTTAAGTTACAGTGCAAGAAATTAAGAGTATCCTCAAGTTTCATTGCACTCACATAGTATGTTTCTTCTTTAGGCGAACGTTGTTGATTAATCAAACTGACTCGCACATAATTTTCCTCTTTTTGATAACTAATTTTATTTTCTGTTAAGTAGTC is a window of Turicibacter sanguinis DNA encoding:
- the dapA gene encoding 4-hydroxy-tetrahydrodipicolinate synthase, which gives rise to MNSFGPVITAMVTPFDEYNQLNVGSLRKLIIHLLKHGSTSLVITGTTGEAPTLTAIERLRIWETAVDFAGGSVPIICGVGTNNTKTTIHNVKLAEEIGADGVLVVTPYYNKPNKIGLLTHYKEVANSTDLPIILYNIPSRTGVSLDLETILELAQLKNVVGIKDSSGDLTLLKQLKEVMPSDFALYSGDDSNYLEALKLGGAGVVSVASHVAGLQMNQIYKLFKEGKLEEAEALQNKLMPLYKGLFSTTNPIPIKAILNQMGMDVGSLRLPLVEMDQFEALDLFNEIKDLIDE